In one Leptospiraceae bacterium genomic region, the following are encoded:
- a CDS encoding type II toxin-antitoxin system RelE/ParE family toxin, whose amino-acid sequence MADDNERKTIIGRKFFQYVKDIYNYIKKDSLQNADKFADGILPAIEKVEKHPRSFPLIKAEGFEDEKIEYRYYHYMKSFKIIYKLPKGLLVFLGIIHDKQSDLAIQELKKENSELDA is encoded by the coding sequence GTGGCAGATGACAATGAAAGAAAAACTATAATTGGTAGGAAATTTTTTCAGTATGTAAAGGATATTTATAACTATATAAAGAAAGATTCATTACAGAACGCAGATAAATTTGCTGATGGAATACTCCCTGCGATAGAAAAAGTAGAAAAACATCCTCGTTCGTTTCCACTGATTAAAGCAGAGGGTTTTGAAGATGAAAAAATTGAATACCGCTATTATCATTACATGAAAAGTTTCAAGATTATTTATAAACTTCCTAAAGGCTTACTTGTCTTTCTTGGAATAATCCATGATAAACAAAGTGATTTGGCTATTCAGGAATTAAAAAAAGAAAACTCCGAGCTGGACGCTTAA
- the gshAB gene encoding bifunctional glutamate--cysteine ligase GshA/glutathione synthetase GshB, translating to MSEYILEAYADLEISTQIVIREALARKIRVEILDRKENFIRLSKDRKTEYVKEASKTSLDSYISFLIMENKSVSKLVLAEGGISVPSGKSYDTISNALEDYSLYQSKKVAIKPVTTNFGTGVFIKEENSNFENFKYYVETAFSYSSSIIIEDFIRGEEYRFLVLGEECVAVCKRVPANVKGDGKSNIIELIDKKNQDPRRGKGHVTPLEKIQLGEVEMENLISLGYCASSIPEDGETIFLRKNSNISTGGDSIDFTDEMHPSYKEIAIKASRLVSAKICGVDIIIENIDEKASPLNHGILEVNFNPVLYIHEYPYIGKSRGIGKKILDLLGF from the coding sequence ATGTCTGAATATATTTTAGAAGCTTATGCTGATCTCGAAATATCTACCCAGATAGTTATCCGGGAAGCCCTTGCCAGGAAAATTCGGGTAGAAATTCTCGACCGTAAGGAGAATTTTATTCGCCTGAGTAAAGATAGAAAAACAGAGTATGTAAAGGAAGCCAGTAAGACCTCTCTTGATAGCTACATTTCTTTTCTTATCATGGAAAATAAATCTGTTTCCAAGTTAGTATTGGCAGAAGGAGGGATTTCGGTTCCAAGTGGAAAAAGTTATGATACGATTTCCAATGCCCTTGAAGATTATTCTCTTTATCAATCCAAAAAAGTAGCTATAAAACCTGTCACTACAAATTTTGGAACCGGTGTTTTTATTAAAGAAGAAAATAGCAATTTTGAAAATTTCAAATACTATGTAGAAACGGCATTTTCTTATTCTTCCTCTATTATCATTGAAGATTTTATCCGTGGCGAGGAGTATCGCTTTTTGGTGCTGGGAGAAGAATGTGTGGCGGTTTGTAAGCGTGTACCTGCCAATGTAAAGGGAGATGGAAAATCCAATATCATAGAACTAATAGACAAGAAAAATCAGGATCCGAGAAGAGGAAAAGGACATGTGACTCCTCTTGAAAAGATTCAACTGGGTGAAGTGGAAATGGAAAATTTAATTTCCCTCGGCTACTGTGCTTCTTCTATTCCGGAAGATGGAGAAACCATTTTTCTCAGGAAAAATTCAAATATAAGTACGGGAGGAGATTCTATAGATTTCACTGATGAGATGCATCCTTCTTATAAAGAGATAGCAATAAAGGCTAGCAGGCTGGTTTCTGCAAAAATTTGTGGAGTAGACATTATTATTGAGAACATAGATGAAAAGGCAAGTCCGTTAAATCATGGAATTCTCGAAGTGAACTTTAATCCCGTCTTATATATCCATGAATATCCTTATATAGGAAAGTCCAGGGGGATAGGAAAAAAAATTCTGGATTTATTAGGATTTTAA
- the gshA gene encoding glutamate--cysteine ligase → MKLDIQTLKTPLNKSSKHGLEREALRIDSEGNISRKKHPLLLGSALKNPCIKTDFSEAQIEYVTKPYPSIEETLSVLDDLHHFTGKRLEEETLWPFSMPSILPEDENDIPLAYYGTTQEAQKKTVYRRGLGYRYGRKMQTISGVHYNFSFSDELLEEASQKRYGQVLSKESRSELYFGLIRNFNRLSPLLIYLFGASPVVDHSFVNEPQLLQELFPNTFGFPYATSLRLSRIGYTSENQDSLHISMNSLPEYIRDLRSAIQTVYPPFLKYSMTPGNQLNPNYLQLENEFYAILRPKQTPGEGETPLEALEKRGIDYIEVRCLDIDPFVTNGVSKDSLLFTHMFLIYNLLEAAPELSVFEKNQLIDNQRKVAENGRKPGIKISYYNKEYSVTELGLFIADELSSIAKILDKERGGTEYSLCLQRQKEKFLNPALCPSAKLLQVLEYSKQSFISYGLELSSKNYSYFLSKSLSSCTEKSLECIANKSLFEQRVEESKESSEYVEIPIYVCNV, encoded by the coding sequence ATGAAACTGGACATCCAAACCTTAAAAACTCCCCTGAATAAAAGTTCCAAACATGGATTGGAAAGAGAAGCTCTAAGGATTGATTCGGAAGGAAATATCTCACGAAAAAAACATCCTCTGCTTCTTGGTTCGGCACTGAAAAATCCCTGCATTAAAACAGATTTCTCGGAGGCACAGATTGAGTATGTCACAAAACCTTATCCTTCTATAGAGGAAACTCTTTCGGTTTTGGATGATTTGCATCACTTTACCGGTAAGCGACTCGAAGAAGAAACGCTCTGGCCTTTCAGTATGCCCTCTATTTTACCTGAAGATGAAAACGATATTCCTCTTGCTTATTATGGAACAACTCAAGAAGCCCAGAAGAAGACGGTTTATCGAAGGGGACTCGGATATCGATACGGAAGAAAAATGCAGACTATTTCCGGGGTTCATTATAATTTTTCTTTTTCGGATGAGCTTTTAGAAGAAGCTTCACAAAAACGATATGGACAAGTCTTGAGTAAAGAATCTCGATCTGAACTATACTTTGGTTTGATTCGGAATTTTAACCGCTTATCCCCTCTTCTTATTTATTTGTTTGGTGCCTCACCTGTGGTCGATCATTCTTTTGTGAACGAGCCTCAACTGTTGCAGGAACTATTTCCGAATACATTCGGTTTTCCTTATGCAACTTCTCTACGATTAAGTAGAATTGGCTACACTTCAGAAAATCAGGATTCTCTACACATTTCTATGAACTCCCTTCCTGAGTATATTCGAGATTTGAGAAGTGCTATTCAAACAGTATATCCTCCTTTCCTGAAATACTCGATGACTCCGGGAAATCAATTAAATCCGAATTATCTGCAATTGGAAAACGAGTTTTACGCCATCCTTAGACCCAAACAAACACCGGGGGAAGGAGAAACTCCTCTTGAAGCCCTTGAAAAACGTGGTATTGATTATATAGAAGTGCGTTGCCTGGATATAGACCCTTTTGTTACCAATGGAGTGAGTAAAGACAGTCTTCTTTTTACCCACATGTTCCTTATATATAATCTCTTAGAAGCAGCTCCGGAACTATCGGTTTTCGAGAAAAATCAACTTATCGATAACCAGAGAAAAGTGGCTGAAAATGGTAGGAAGCCCGGTATTAAGATTTCTTATTATAACAAAGAATATTCAGTGACAGAACTTGGACTTTTTATTGCAGATGAGCTTTCATCTATTGCAAAAATATTAGATAAGGAAAGAGGTGGGACTGAATATTCCTTATGCTTACAAAGACAAAAAGAAAAATTCTTAAATCCTGCACTCTGTCCTTCTGCTAAATTGTTACAGGTATTGGAATATTCAAAACAAAGTTTTATTTCATACGGACTGGAACTGAGTTCTAAAAATTACTCCTACTTTCTCTCGAAATCTTTAAGCTCCTGTACAGAGAAATCCCTGGAATGTATTGCAAATAAATCCTTATTTGAGCAGAGAGTGGAAGAGTCAAAAGAAAGTTCGGAATATGTAGAAATTCCAATATATGTTTGCAATGTCTGA
- a CDS encoding PaaI family thioesterase encodes MEKKDIVKPSRIAPDLHPDDCYVCGRENFASLKASILFDEENGEVKFTHNFLGHEKGAPGKRRLVHGGAIAALLDEAQGVLAHHIGHIVMTDQLYLRYHKATPLEEVVEVHAWITTVRKRRLYTRATLKSAQGEVLVSSSGRWYLLPDRMIDRINKDSDELVKGFQKELIEVNRSRAKEIRKRKKNHP; translated from the coding sequence ATGGAAAAAAAAGACATTGTGAAGCCAAGCCGAATTGCTCCCGACCTTCACCCCGATGACTGCTATGTATGCGGACGTGAAAATTTTGCGAGCTTGAAAGCCAGTATTTTATTTGATGAGGAAAATGGAGAAGTAAAGTTTACCCATAACTTTCTCGGCCATGAAAAGGGGGCACCCGGAAAAAGGCGTCTCGTTCATGGTGGTGCGATAGCCGCGCTATTGGATGAAGCCCAGGGGGTTTTAGCCCACCACATCGGTCACATAGTTATGACCGACCAGCTTTATCTGCGCTACCATAAAGCGACTCCGCTTGAGGAAGTAGTAGAAGTTCATGCCTGGATTACTACCGTACGAAAAAGAAGACTTTACACCAGGGCTACACTCAAAAGCGCACAGGGAGAAGTTCTGGTCAGTTCTTCCGGAAGATGGTATTTGTTACCGGATAGAATGATTGACAGGATCAATAAAGATTCGGACGAACTCGTAAAAGGTTTTCAAAAAGAATTAATAGAAGTGAATCGTAGTCGGGCAAAAGAAATACGAAAGAGAAAGAAAAATCACCCATAA
- a CDS encoding AarF/ABC1/UbiB kinase family protein — translation MSHSEDTLITSAFSRFMKIGGMVSNVGFSILGNGTLNLFSSEVKKAQRNAEFWFNNGQKILETLGKLKGGAMKIGQMLSLQEGLMPPELLQVIQLLQKEAPPLPFSTMETVLKEDFPDYKEIFSTIEEKPFASASIGQVHRGTLKDGREVAIKIQYPQIDEIIKSDLKNLRVLFKLLFSTFLKINIESIWEELNRQLLYELDYQMEFKNQNRFASIYKNSNIVYVPLPIQEASSQRVLSSEFVQAYDIHDIQKGNFEQSLLDLWGTNLYRSFIEQMFVHRFLHADPNIGNFAFRSDGQIILYDFGSVKVLPEDFVLSFKKILQHLLNKELSEMPQALKELGIYHADGRTIEEEITSEYGELMKPVFSKGGFSFAGERHIFKALIRVKEKYTWKLMDIQVPADLIFVNRTLIGLSGNLNALHSFIDVRGLIEEFL, via the coding sequence ATGAGCCATTCGGAAGATACTCTTATAACATCGGCGTTTTCACGTTTTATGAAAATAGGGGGGATGGTAAGCAATGTTGGTTTTTCCATCCTCGGTAATGGAACCTTAAACCTTTTCAGTAGTGAGGTGAAGAAAGCACAACGTAATGCTGAATTTTGGTTCAATAATGGACAAAAAATTCTCGAAACACTGGGGAAGTTGAAAGGTGGTGCCATGAAAATCGGGCAGATGCTTTCCCTTCAGGAAGGTCTCATGCCACCGGAACTTTTACAGGTTATCCAGCTTTTACAAAAAGAAGCTCCACCTTTACCTTTCTCTACTATGGAAACTGTTTTAAAGGAAGACTTTCCTGATTATAAGGAAATCTTTTCAACTATTGAAGAAAAACCTTTCGCTTCGGCTTCGATAGGGCAGGTTCACAGGGGGACCTTAAAAGATGGAAGGGAAGTTGCAATTAAAATCCAATATCCACAAATTGATGAAATTATCAAGAGTGATTTAAAGAATCTGAGAGTATTATTTAAGCTTCTATTTTCTACTTTTTTGAAAATAAACATCGAAAGTATTTGGGAGGAATTAAATAGACAATTATTATATGAATTGGATTATCAGATGGAGTTTAAAAATCAAAATCGATTTGCTTCTATTTATAAAAATTCCAATATAGTGTATGTACCGCTTCCGATTCAAGAGGCTTCATCACAAAGAGTGTTGAGTTCGGAGTTTGTTCAAGCCTATGACATTCATGATATACAAAAAGGAAACTTTGAACAGTCGCTTCTGGATCTCTGGGGAACAAATCTCTACCGTTCATTTATAGAACAAATGTTCGTTCATAGATTTTTACACGCTGATCCGAATATTGGCAATTTTGCATTTAGGTCGGATGGACAGATTATATTGTATGATTTCGGTAGTGTCAAAGTTCTCCCGGAAGATTTTGTCCTCAGTTTTAAAAAGATATTACAACATTTACTAAATAAGGAATTATCCGAGATGCCGCAAGCTTTAAAAGAGCTTGGGATTTATCATGCCGATGGAAGGACGATAGAAGAAGAGATTACCTCGGAATACGGAGAGCTAATGAAGCCTGTATTTAGTAAGGGTGGATTTTCTTTTGCTGGAGAAAGACATATTTTCAAGGCTTTAATTCGTGTAAAAGAAAAATATACCTGGAAGTTAATGGACATTCAGGTTCCGGCGGACTTAATCTTTGTCAATAGAACACTTATCGGTCTCAGCGGAAATTTGAATGCCTTGCATTCTTTTATTGATGTGCGAGGACTTATTGAAGAGTTTCTTTAA
- a CDS encoding AAA family ATPase: MLRIGYGEGNFENLRKDKCLFIDKTHFIPKMEPIKKFFFIRPRRFGKSLWLSLLKSYYDINAKDKFDTLFADLYIQKNPTELRNTYLTLYLNFSGIRGDDFSKLQKSFDYSVNLYVDSFIQSYKKFLPHDSLERYRAIVGNLTAADIVGFILNEVEKTSYKIYVLIDEYDHFVNTLVAEGRDATPLFISRESGGERSGFVRHFYEKLKIGSDSGVMERFFMTGVSPIMLDELSSGFNIMTNMTTDKRFNEMLGFSRDEVNSILDRIPPEKYESNPREQVLYDLQHYYDGYLFSPGTDTTLFNTDMVLYFVEKFQSYGYPEEILDMNVKTDYEKLQGRIVGVSGREELQRTIENIVNENTIRFNLVERFTFKHRFGHEELNSLLFYLGLLTKSKKPFTYVVPNHVVRKLFWEYLQMFLRIEKNIAFDSVLLHDTIADMAESGKIEKLHILISEFYQKKLSNYDFSNHSEKHVKFMLVAYFTLSGIYNIISERELPGGKRIDLLYEGNPAYDDYIKYNYIMELKYINKEKESQGKEIREKAIEQVKEYYNIYTENFQRKNKKTKALLIMVKYTKESELIEIV, from the coding sequence ATGTTACGCATCGGCTATGGTGAGGGCAATTTCGAGAACCTGAGAAAGGATAAATGTTTATTTATCGATAAGACCCATTTTATTCCTAAAATGGAACCGATAAAAAAGTTTTTCTTCATACGCCCACGACGCTTCGGCAAAAGCTTATGGCTGAGTCTTTTAAAGTCCTATTACGACATCAATGCAAAGGATAAATTTGATACACTCTTTGCAGATCTCTACATCCAGAAAAATCCAACAGAATTACGAAATACTTATCTAACACTTTACCTGAACTTTTCCGGGATTCGGGGAGATGATTTTAGTAAATTGCAAAAGAGTTTTGATTATAGTGTGAATTTGTATGTTGATTCGTTTATACAATCTTATAAAAAGTTTTTACCCCATGATTCATTAGAAAGGTACCGAGCTATTGTGGGTAATCTAACCGCCGCTGATATAGTTGGGTTTATATTAAATGAAGTGGAAAAGACATCTTATAAAATCTATGTTCTTATTGATGAATACGACCATTTTGTAAATACCCTGGTAGCAGAAGGAAGGGATGCGACTCCTCTTTTTATCTCGCGGGAGAGCGGTGGTGAACGTTCCGGCTTTGTCCGTCATTTTTATGAGAAGCTAAAAATCGGCAGCGATTCGGGGGTTATGGAAAGATTTTTCATGACGGGAGTCTCTCCTATTATGCTCGATGAATTGTCGAGTGGATTTAATATCATGACCAATATGACGACAGATAAACGGTTCAATGAGATGTTAGGTTTTTCTAGGGATGAAGTGAATTCCATTTTAGATAGAATTCCACCTGAGAAATATGAGTCGAACCCGAGAGAGCAGGTACTGTACGACCTTCAACATTATTACGACGGCTATTTGTTTTCTCCCGGTACAGATACAACTCTTTTCAACACCGATATGGTTTTGTATTTTGTTGAGAAATTTCAGAGTTATGGATACCCGGAAGAAATTCTGGATATGAATGTAAAGACGGATTATGAAAAGTTGCAGGGTCGGATTGTTGGTGTAAGCGGTAGAGAAGAGTTGCAGAGAACGATAGAAAACATAGTGAATGAAAACACCATACGCTTTAACCTGGTTGAGAGGTTTACTTTTAAACACCGATTCGGACATGAAGAATTAAATTCCCTGCTGTTTTATCTGGGGCTATTAACAAAATCAAAAAAACCTTTCACCTATGTTGTACCCAATCATGTAGTTCGTAAGCTTTTCTGGGAATACTTACAGATGTTTTTACGAATAGAAAAGAACATCGCTTTCGATTCAGTGCTATTACACGATACGATAGCCGACATGGCGGAAAGTGGAAAGATAGAAAAATTACATATCCTCATTTCGGAGTTTTATCAGAAGAAGTTATCCAATTATGATTTTTCGAATCATTCAGAGAAGCATGTAAAGTTTATGCTGGTCGCCTACTTCACTTTAAGTGGAATCTATAATATTATCTCGGAAAGAGAGCTTCCCGGCGGAAAACGAATCGACCTCTTATACGAAGGAAATCCCGCGTATGATGACTATATAAAGTATAATTATATTATGGAGTTAAAATATATTAATAAAGAAAAAGAGTCTCAAGGAAAGGAGATCCGTGAGAAAGCTATAGAACAGGTAAAAGAATACTATAACATTTACACGGAGAACTTCCAAAGAAAAAATAAGAAAACGAAAGCTCTTCTTATCATGGTAAAATATACCAAAGAAAGCGAATTAATTGAGATAGTTTAG
- a CDS encoding cytochrome C oxidase subunit IV family protein, producing MANHNNHEEHHIIPIPIYLMTFGVLIMGTIITIFVAEFDFGKWNMIIAMLVATFKASFVMLYFMHLRYDSNMNRVIFGSGFAFLILLFAFTLVDIITRVKQVTSF from the coding sequence ATGGCTAATCATAACAATCACGAAGAACACCACATCATTCCGATTCCCATTTATCTTATGACTTTCGGAGTTTTGATAATGGGTACTATCATTACCATTTTTGTAGCCGAGTTTGATTTTGGAAAATGGAACATGATCATTGCAATGCTGGTAGCTACTTTTAAAGCGAGTTTTGTAATGCTCTATTTCATGCACCTGAGGTATGACAGCAATATGAACCGGGTGATTTTTGGTTCCGGTTTTGCATTTTTGATTTTGCTCTTTGCCTTTACCCTCGTTGATATTATCACAAGGGTAAAACAGGTTACTTCTTTCTAA
- a CDS encoding cytochrome c oxidase subunit 3 family protein: MSIANPENTTEAPVFHHAHHFQSAEHQYSSSKQGIWLFMVTEILMFGGLFVAYLIYHSLYPEIFHHASQLLNVKMGAVNTVVLITSSLTMALSIYFLQINDTKKAAASLAITFACAMTFMVVKYFEYSHKIHMGTVPGNYAYILDKNGERVKPKVEALVEQSAGMTNRELEEKLHMNRTELDHYKALIKLQTFNGEESTGKNWPLFFGFYFVMTGLHGIHVLMGAGLIFWLLLRTIRGDFSSAYYTPVEGVGLFWHIVDLIWIYLFPLLYLVG; this comes from the coding sequence ATGAGTATCGCTAATCCAGAAAATACAACAGAAGCACCCGTTTTTCACCACGCTCATCACTTCCAAAGTGCTGAGCACCAGTATTCTTCTTCCAAACAGGGAATCTGGCTCTTCATGGTTACAGAAATTCTCATGTTTGGTGGCCTTTTTGTGGCTTACCTTATTTATCACAGTTTGTATCCGGAAATTTTTCATCATGCAAGCCAGCTTTTGAATGTGAAAATGGGAGCTGTCAATACAGTTGTTCTGATTACAAGTTCTCTGACAATGGCTCTTTCGATTTATTTCCTGCAAATAAACGATACAAAGAAGGCGGCTGCGAGTCTTGCCATTACCTTTGCCTGTGCCATGACTTTCATGGTGGTAAAATACTTCGAGTATTCCCATAAGATTCACATGGGAACCGTTCCCGGTAATTATGCCTATATCCTTGATAAAAATGGAGAAAGGGTAAAACCGAAAGTGGAAGCCCTGGTGGAACAATCTGCCGGAATGACCAACCGGGAACTGGAAGAAAAGCTTCATATGAACCGTACCGAACTGGATCACTACAAAGCCCTGATAAAACTTCAGACCTTCAATGGAGAAGAAAGCACCGGTAAAAACTGGCCTCTATTCTTCGGCTTCTATTTTGTAATGACCGGTCTGCATGGTATTCACGTTCTTATGGGTGCGGGTTTGATTTTCTGGTTACTTTTAAGAACGATTCGCGGAGACTTCAGTTCGGCTTATTATACTCCTGTTGAAGGTGTCGGGCTTTTCTGGCATATTGTAGACCTTATCTGGATCTACTTATTCCCATTACTTTATCTGGTAGGTTAA
- the ctaD gene encoding cytochrome c oxidase subunit I, which yields MSQAHTAGGENHNYLNHEKGLWSWLTTVDHKRIGLMYFIAIALFFLVGGIFALLVRFELIAPGKTLVDAGTYNKFMTLHGAIMVFMVIIPGIPAFLGNFFLPIMVGAKDVAFPRLNLTSWYVFMLGAILAVLSLTMGGVDTGWTFYTPYSIRTSGGVVIMVVGAFVMGMSSILTGLNFIVTVHKLRAPGMTMMRIPLFVWALYSTAIIQMLATPVLGITLLLLIAERVLGVGIFDPKLGGDPVLFQHFFWFYSHPAVYIMVLPAMGVISELVTTFSRKTIFGYTAIAYSSLAIAAVSFFVWGHHMFVSSQSDFAGIMFSIITVFVGVPTAIKVFNWVATMYKGSVRLDSPMLYALGFLFLFSIGGVTGIMLATLGMNVHFHDTYFVVAHFHYVMVGGVLMAFMGGIFYWFPKMFGKMCHEGMARISWAFIFIGFNVTFFPQFILGAMGMPRRYYDYIPEYHSLNQISTIGSWIIGTGFLIALIAMIHALIAGEKASKNPWGGKTLEWYTDGDPLPIHENFKEIPVITAGPYEYR from the coding sequence ATGTCACAGGCTCATACAGCAGGTGGTGAAAATCACAATTACCTGAACCATGAAAAAGGCCTGTGGTCCTGGTTAACCACCGTAGACCACAAGCGTATTGGTTTGATGTATTTTATCGCCATTGCCCTTTTCTTCCTCGTAGGAGGAATTTTTGCTCTTCTGGTCAGGTTCGAACTCATTGCTCCGGGTAAAACCCTGGTAGATGCAGGAACCTACAATAAATTCATGACTTTACATGGGGCCATCATGGTCTTCATGGTAATTATCCCCGGAATTCCGGCTTTCTTGGGAAACTTTTTTCTTCCTATTATGGTCGGAGCAAAAGACGTTGCCTTTCCCCGACTCAACCTGACAAGCTGGTATGTTTTCATGCTGGGAGCTATCCTCGCTGTTCTTTCTCTTACCATGGGTGGAGTCGACACCGGCTGGACTTTCTACACTCCTTATAGTATCCGCACAAGCGGTGGAGTGGTGATTATGGTAGTGGGTGCATTTGTAATGGGGATGTCTTCTATCCTGACCGGCTTAAACTTCATTGTAACCGTTCATAAACTTCGGGCTCCCGGAATGACCATGATGAGGATTCCCCTATTCGTATGGGCTCTTTATTCTACCGCCATCATCCAGATGCTGGCTACACCGGTTTTAGGAATTACCCTTTTACTTCTTATTGCAGAGAGAGTTTTAGGAGTGGGAATCTTTGATCCGAAATTAGGTGGAGACCCGGTTCTCTTCCAGCACTTCTTCTGGTTCTATTCTCACCCGGCTGTGTATATCATGGTTTTACCTGCCATGGGTGTTATCAGTGAACTGGTGACTACTTTCTCCCGCAAAACAATTTTTGGTTATACGGCCATTGCTTATTCCAGCCTCGCGATTGCGGCAGTGAGTTTCTTCGTCTGGGGACACCACATGTTTGTAAGTAGCCAATCTGATTTTGCCGGGATCATGTTCTCTATTATCACTGTATTCGTAGGGGTTCCGACGGCTATCAAGGTTTTTAACTGGGTAGCTACTATGTACAAAGGTTCCGTCCGACTCGATTCCCCCATGCTTTATGCACTCGGTTTTCTCTTCCTCTTCAGTATCGGGGGGGTTACCGGGATTATGCTGGCAACCCTCGGTATGAACGTCCACTTCCATGATACTTATTTCGTAGTCGCTCACTTTCACTACGTGATGGTAGGAGGAGTGCTTATGGCTTTCATGGGAGGAATCTTCTACTGGTTTCCAAAAATGTTCGGTAAAATGTGCCATGAAGGAATGGCAAGAATTTCCTGGGCATTTATCTTCATTGGTTTTAACGTAACCTTCTTTCCCCAGTTCATTTTAGGAGCGATGGGAATGCCGAGAAGATATTATGACTATATCCCGGAATACCACTCTCTAAACCAGATTTCTACTATAGGATCCTGGATTATCGGCACCGGCTTCTTGATTGCCCTGATAGCTATGATTCACGCCCTGATAGCCGGAGAAAAAGCCAGCAAGAACCCCTGGGGTGGAAAAACTCTCGAATGGTATACCGATGGAGATCCTCTTCCTATACACGAAAACTTTAAAGAAATTCCAGTAATTACGGCAGGTCCTTATGAGTATCGCTAA
- the coxB gene encoding cytochrome c oxidase subunit II translates to MNFIHLANSFMPPDAATYAKGLNGLYIFLLVSSFIGCVLSIGGMIYFTYKYRRKSDNDKTAYITHNYTLEFLWSFLPLVVFLVSFFWGYKVYSHMKTFPKNAYEVNVTAMQWSWSFRYKEGIETANRLVVPLGKPVKLLMTSKDVLHSFFVPAFRNKMDVLPGKYTAYWFEATQEGEFDLFCTEYCGFSHSGMIAKVVVLKQPDFEAWIKTEEEKAKMANTKDPVTLAKVGKEIFEGKGACFSCHSIDGSPKVGPSLKALSGAKREFADGTNAVADENYLRESILQSRAKVVKGFAPSMPIFQGQLKDNEVLALIEYIKTLK, encoded by the coding sequence ATGAACTTCATTCACCTCGCAAATTCATTTATGCCACCTGACGCAGCTACTTACGCGAAAGGTTTAAATGGCTTATACATTTTCCTGTTAGTATCCAGCTTCATCGGCTGTGTTTTATCTATCGGGGGAATGATCTATTTCACATATAAGTACAGACGGAAGTCCGATAACGACAAAACCGCCTATATCACCCATAATTACACCCTCGAATTCCTCTGGAGTTTTCTTCCTCTGGTTGTGTTCCTGGTGAGTTTTTTCTGGGGATATAAAGTTTACAGCCACATGAAGACTTTTCCCAAGAATGCATACGAGGTCAATGTTACCGCTATGCAATGGAGCTGGAGTTTTCGCTATAAAGAAGGAATTGAAACAGCCAATAGGCTGGTTGTTCCTTTAGGCAAACCGGTCAAGCTACTTATGACTTCCAAGGATGTACTCCACAGTTTTTTTGTTCCGGCTTTCCGTAACAAGATGGACGTACTTCCCGGTAAATACACCGCCTACTGGTTTGAAGCTACACAGGAAGGAGAGTTTGACCTTTTCTGTACAGAATACTGTGGTTTTTCCCATTCCGGCATGATAGCCAAGGTTGTAGTATTGAAACAGCCTGATTTTGAAGCCTGGATAAAAACCGAAGAAGAAAAAGCCAAAATGGCCAATACAAAAGACCCGGTTACCCTGGCAAAAGTCGGAAAGGAAATCTTCGAAGGAAAAGGCGCCTGCTTTAGCTGTCACTCTATTGATGGTTCTCCCAAAGTCGGTCCGAGTTTAAAAGCCCTTTCCGGTGCTAAGAGGGAATTCGCCGATGGCACAAACGCAGTAGCCGATGAAAACTACCTTCGGGAATCCATTTTACAGTCCCGTGCCAAAGTAGTAAAAGGTTTTGCTCCTTCTATGCCAATTTTCCAGGGCCAGTTGAAGGATAACGAAGTTCTCGCTCTTATCGAGTACATTAAAACACTGAAATAA